From Sporosarcina sp. Te-1, the proteins below share one genomic window:
- the queA gene encoding tRNA preQ1(34) S-adenosylmethionine ribosyltransferase-isomerase QueA: protein MDVNDFDFDLPEELIAQTPLVDRTASRLMLLDRVTGKVEHKVFRDIVDELKAGDLIVLNNTKVLPARLIGTKEDTGASIELLLLKETGEDEWETLVKPAKRVKPGTVVSFGDGRLKAECVEILEQGGRIFKFVYEGIFYEILDALGQMPLPPYITETLEDQSRYQTVFAKERGSAAAPTAGLHFTEEILQQIQEKGVGIAFITLHVGLGTFRPVSSDAIEDHTMHSEYYNVTEEAAEAINSAKANGGRVFAIGTTSARTLETIASANNGKIVPSSGWTSIFIYPGYQFSILDGLLTNFHLPKSTLIMLVSALSSREHILAAYKEAVEQRYRFFSFGDAMFIRTSKRED, encoded by the coding sequence ATGGATGTAAACGATTTTGATTTTGATCTTCCCGAAGAATTAATTGCACAAACACCACTTGTAGATCGGACGGCCAGCCGACTGATGCTGCTGGACCGGGTAACCGGTAAAGTGGAGCATAAGGTGTTTCGGGATATTGTAGATGAACTGAAGGCGGGCGATCTAATCGTCCTAAATAATACGAAAGTGCTTCCGGCTCGCTTGATAGGCACAAAAGAGGATACTGGAGCCTCAATAGAGCTATTGCTATTGAAGGAAACCGGAGAAGATGAATGGGAAACGCTCGTCAAACCGGCAAAACGGGTCAAGCCTGGCACAGTCGTATCCTTCGGGGACGGCAGATTGAAAGCCGAATGTGTGGAAATATTGGAGCAGGGAGGGCGAATCTTCAAGTTCGTCTATGAAGGGATCTTTTATGAGATTCTGGACGCTCTTGGCCAAATGCCTTTGCCGCCATATATTACAGAGACGCTTGAGGACCAATCGCGTTATCAGACTGTGTTCGCAAAAGAGAGAGGTTCTGCTGCTGCTCCTACGGCTGGACTTCATTTCACAGAGGAGATTTTGCAGCAGATTCAAGAGAAAGGTGTCGGTATAGCATTCATCACGTTGCATGTGGGGCTGGGAACATTCAGGCCAGTCAGCTCCGATGCGATTGAGGACCATACCATGCATTCCGAATATTACAATGTGACAGAAGAAGCTGCTGAGGCGATTAACTCCGCAAAAGCGAACGGCGGTCGAGTGTTTGCCATCGGAACAACATCAGCTCGTACACTCGAGACGATTGCAAGCGCCAATAACGGGAAAATCGTCCCCTCTAGCGGCTGGACTTCCATTTTCATCTATCCTGGATATCAATTCAGTATTCTAGATGGCTTATTGACAAACTTCCATTTGCCAAAATCCACATTGATCATGCTCGTATCAGCTTTATCTTCGAGAGAGCATATTTTAGCAGCATATAAAGAGGCGGTTGAACAACGTTACCGATTCTTCAGTTTCGGGGACGCCATGTTCATCAGAACGTCTAAAAGAGAGGATTAA
- the tgt gene encoding tRNA guanosine(34) transglycosylase Tgt, giving the protein MAAITYEHIKTCKQTGARLGIVHTPHGSFETPAFMPVGTLATVKTMSPEELKEIGAGIILSNTYHLWLRPGHEIIREAGGLHKFMNWDRPILTDSGGFQVFSLSDFRKIEEEGVHFRHHLNGSKLFLSPEGAMEIQNALGSDIMMAFDECPPYPATFEYMKSSVERTSRWAERCLKAHARPEDQGLFGIVQGGEFEELRKQSAKDLVSLDFPGYAIGGLSVGEPKDIMNRVLEFTTPLLPADKPRYLMGVGSPDSLIDGAIRGVDMFDCVLPTRIARNGTLMTSEGRLVVKNAKYERDFGPLDPNCDCYACKNYSRAYIRHLIRANETFGLRLTSYHNLYFLLNLMEKVREAIRNDRLGDFRDEFFEQYGFNKPNAKNF; this is encoded by the coding sequence ATGGCAGCAATTACCTACGAACATATTAAAACATGTAAACAGACAGGTGCCCGGCTCGGTATCGTCCATACACCGCATGGTTCTTTTGAAACGCCCGCCTTTATGCCAGTGGGCACGTTGGCTACAGTTAAGACGATGTCGCCAGAGGAATTGAAAGAGATCGGTGCAGGCATTATTCTTAGCAACACCTATCATCTATGGCTTCGTCCCGGTCATGAGATTATAAGAGAAGCGGGTGGCCTTCACAAATTCATGAACTGGGATCGTCCCATTTTGACCGATTCTGGAGGTTTCCAAGTTTTTTCTCTTAGTGACTTCCGTAAAATTGAAGAGGAAGGCGTTCATTTTAGACATCATCTGAATGGCAGCAAGCTGTTCCTCAGTCCGGAAGGCGCTATGGAAATCCAGAATGCCCTCGGTTCGGATATTATGATGGCATTTGATGAATGTCCTCCGTATCCCGCTACATTTGAATATATGAAGTCCAGTGTGGAACGGACGTCCAGATGGGCGGAACGATGCCTCAAGGCGCATGCGCGTCCCGAAGACCAGGGTCTGTTCGGGATCGTCCAAGGCGGTGAATTTGAAGAACTCCGCAAACAAAGTGCAAAAGATCTTGTATCACTCGATTTTCCAGGTTATGCGATCGGAGGATTGTCTGTCGGAGAACCGAAAGACATCATGAACCGGGTGTTGGAATTCACTACGCCATTACTGCCAGCAGACAAACCACGATATCTAATGGGTGTCGGATCGCCAGATTCATTGATTGATGGGGCGATTCGTGGCGTGGATATGTTTGACTGCGTGCTGCCGACCCGGATTGCCCGAAATGGCACACTGATGACTAGTGAAGGAAGGCTTGTTGTTAAAAATGCGAAATATGAACGTGATTTCGGGCCGCTCGATCCGAACTGCGATTGCTATGCATGTAAAAATTATAGCCGGGCGTATATCCGCCATCTCATCCGTGCAAATGAAACCTTTGGCCTTCGTTTGACGTCCTATCACAACCTCTATTTCCTCCTGAATTTGATGGAGAAAGTGCGCGAGGCAATACGGAATGACCGGTTAGGCGATTTCCGCGATGAGTTTTTTGAGCAATATGGATTCAACAAACCAAATGCAAAAAACTTTTGA
- the yajC gene encoding preprotein translocase subunit YajC: MLVVMFAIMWFLLIRPAQKRQKQTRTMQESLKRGDKVITIGGLHGTIDAVDESSVFLKVTDGTTLQFDKQAVGRVIESSQS; this comes from the coding sequence ATGCTCGTAGTCATGTTCGCAATCATGTGGTTCCTGCTTATTCGGCCTGCACAGAAGAGACAGAAGCAGACACGGACAATGCAAGAATCATTAAAACGAGGAGATAAAGTCATCACGATCGGCGGTCTTCACGGAACAATTGACGCTGTCGACGAATCATCTGTATTTTTGAAGGTGACAGATGGGACAACTCTTCAATTTGATAAACAAGCAGTTGGACGAGTGATCGAATCGAGTCAATCGTAA
- a CDS encoding DUF421 domain-containing protein has product MSNLFQTGFRTVFLYILILIILRLMGKREVGELSVIDIVVFIIMAEVAAFALESPDQPIIETIVPIIILLLIQLLTSFISLKSKKFRDLVDGDPTMIIENGKILEREMRKQRYNLDDLFQQLREQQVGSILDVTHAFLEPSGNLSVFTKEQTEPVLALISDGVVQKRHLKQLGKTEEWILDELKTQGIVDCSHVFYCSYEKGKLHFQLKDEYQ; this is encoded by the coding sequence ATGAGTAACTTATTCCAAACTGGATTCCGTACCGTTTTTTTATATATCTTGATATTAATCATCTTACGATTGATGGGAAAGAGGGAAGTCGGAGAATTAAGTGTCATCGATATAGTAGTGTTTATCATAATGGCTGAAGTGGCTGCTTTCGCATTGGAATCGCCGGATCAGCCAATAATCGAAACCATTGTCCCGATTATTATCTTGCTTCTCATCCAATTGCTCACATCCTTCATCTCGTTAAAAAGTAAAAAGTTCCGAGATCTTGTAGATGGGGATCCAACGATGATCATTGAGAACGGAAAAATACTTGAAAGGGAGATGAGGAAGCAGCGTTATAATCTGGATGATCTCTTTCAACAGCTGCGTGAACAGCAAGTAGGCTCTATTTTGGATGTTACCCATGCCTTCCTGGAACCCTCAGGAAACCTATCTGTTTTTACAAAAGAGCAAACCGAACCGGTTCTTGCTCTCATCTCCGACGGAGTCGTCCAAAAACGGCATCTCAAACAGCTCGGGAAAACAGAAGAATGGATTCTTGATGAATTGAAAACGCAAGGTATAGTAGACTGCAGTCATGTTTTCTATTGCTCCTACGAAAAAGGAAAACTCCACTTTCAGCTGAAAGATGAGTATCAATAA
- a CDS encoding oligosaccharide flippase family protein, which yields MSTFIRGTAILMVAVFTTKLLGFVYRIQFMRVAGEEAVGIYMTAYPAFIFFLSLVQLGVPVAIAKVIAELKAKGETAKLPAVMKTATFITILTGVVFIPASILFVPYLAETLLGNSATSSALYVGIAIIPIAAIGGLVRGYFQGIVRIEETAWSQIIEQIFRIALITWMLPNLLIEGNSPMNAAYAMGITLLAEGLSVLYLLYKYHKHKRKERNVKKETHRYPMEPLLSIALPSSGSRLFGTFTWFLEPIIFLRALSMAGVGAVAATSLYGVISGVLIPLLLFPSFIPYALSVVLVPAVSGAAATSNKSKLKERVHLALRLSALTGAFAAAVFYVHGHAMAVKLFRVSDGAHYMSLLAPIFFFYYIQSPLYSILQATGDAKAGMMNSVYGGIAKLGVMFVLASQPGLQETGAVLAIGFGVLVTSFLHIATLRKNKAAAAGFTMFALPYVSFIATAVLRPIFIPVGKFGLITECLITTGFLLIVLLVLGQVKKNDFLMVKRLIKNY from the coding sequence ATGTCTACATTTATTCGTGGCACCGCCATTCTAATGGTCGCAGTCTTTACAACGAAGTTGCTTGGATTCGTTTACCGGATCCAATTTATGCGGGTGGCGGGAGAAGAAGCGGTGGGAATTTACATGACCGCATATCCCGCTTTCATCTTCTTCCTGTCACTCGTCCAATTGGGCGTCCCGGTTGCCATAGCCAAAGTGATAGCAGAGCTTAAAGCGAAAGGTGAAACAGCCAAATTGCCCGCTGTTATGAAAACCGCCACCTTTATTACCATCCTGACAGGTGTCGTGTTCATTCCAGCTTCGATCTTGTTTGTCCCTTATTTAGCAGAAACGCTTTTAGGCAATAGCGCGACGTCCTCCGCTCTTTATGTCGGCATTGCCATCATACCGATTGCAGCAATTGGCGGGCTGGTACGAGGATATTTTCAAGGAATCGTCCGGATTGAAGAAACCGCTTGGTCACAAATTATAGAGCAGATCTTCCGAATTGCCTTGATTACGTGGATGCTGCCAAATCTGCTCATCGAAGGAAACAGTCCGATGAACGCCGCCTACGCCATGGGCATCACCTTGCTCGCAGAAGGCTTATCTGTGCTTTACCTGCTTTACAAGTATCATAAGCATAAAAGAAAAGAACGAAACGTCAAAAAAGAGACTCACCGTTATCCGATGGAACCTCTTTTGTCCATTGCATTGCCCTCTTCCGGGAGCCGCTTATTCGGGACTTTCACTTGGTTCCTGGAACCGATCATCTTCCTGCGCGCACTTTCTATGGCAGGGGTCGGTGCAGTTGCGGCCACCTCCCTGTACGGGGTCATTTCGGGCGTTCTCATTCCGCTTCTATTGTTTCCGTCGTTTATCCCTTATGCGCTCTCTGTCGTCCTCGTGCCTGCTGTCAGCGGTGCTGCTGCTACGAGCAACAAGAGCAAACTAAAAGAGAGGGTGCATCTCGCACTTCGCCTTTCTGCCTTGACGGGGGCATTTGCAGCCGCTGTCTTTTATGTACACGGACATGCGATGGCAGTCAAGCTGTTTCGCGTTTCTGACGGTGCACATTATATGTCCCTGCTGGCACCCATCTTTTTCTTTTACTACATCCAGAGTCCGTTATATTCGATCTTGCAAGCGACTGGCGATGCGAAAGCCGGCATGATGAATTCAGTATATGGCGGCATCGCCAAACTCGGTGTCATGTTCGTATTGGCTTCCCAACCCGGATTGCAAGAAACAGGAGCTGTGCTCGCCATTGGGTTTGGTGTGTTGGTGACATCTTTCCTTCACATTGCGACATTGCGCAAAAACAAGGCGGCAGCGGCAGGGTTTACCATGTTCGCCCTTCCCTATGTCTCATTCATAGCGACTGCTGTACTCCGACCGATTTTCATACCGGTTGGAAAGTTCGGGTTGATCACAGAGTGTCTCATAACGACAGGATTCTTATTGATTGTTTTACTCGTTTTGGGCCAAGTGAAAAAGAATGATTTTCTTATGGTTAAAAGGCTCATCAAAAATTATTGA
- a CDS encoding post-transcriptional regulator: MEHKDIFEHALPAIESKRNEFRLYGYDTVQDEEIWTYCIRKRWRKKNVESMRIHEVINDILKLTPAEFMTYTQIEEQRESNWFSDLNSDELQLLLAPKSKTK; the protein is encoded by the coding sequence ATGGAACACAAAGATATTTTCGAACATGCACTTCCTGCAATTGAAAGCAAGCGCAATGAATTCCGTTTATATGGGTACGATACAGTCCAGGATGAAGAGATTTGGACGTACTGCATTCGGAAAAGATGGCGGAAAAAAAATGTAGAATCCATGAGAATCCATGAAGTTATCAACGATATCTTGAAACTGACACCTGCGGAATTCATGACCTATACACAAATTGAGGAACAGAGGGAGTCCAACTGGTTTTCTGATTTAAACAGTGATGAATTACAGCTTTTATTAGCACCCAAATCGAAGACAAAGTGA